TTGTCGTCAGCGGTGCGCACAGCGGGCGAGTCCGACACGGCTCGACTCTAAAGGAAACTCGCCGGGTGCGCCAGACGACCGCCGCCCGCGCCGGTGCCGCAGCCCCGGCAATGGCGCCGCGCGGTCACCGCAGGCCGCGGTAGCGATAGTAGCGATCGAGCACGGCGCGCACGTAGCGCCGCACGCGCGGAAACGGCGGCACGCCGCCGTAACGCTCCACCTTCGTCGGCCCCGAGTGGTACGCCGCGATGGTGCGGACGAGGTCGCCGTCGAACCGGTTGGCGAGCACGCGCAGATAGCGCACGCCGCCGAGGATGTTAGTGCGCGGGTCGTGCGCGTCGTCCACGCGCATGTCGGCGGCGGCCGCCGGCATCAGCTGCATGAGGCCGCGCGCGCCGGCCGACGACACCACGCGCGGATCGTAGTCCGACTCGGTTTCGATCACCGCGCGGATCAGTGCCTCTGGAATGTGGTACAGCGCGGCCGCCTCGCGGATGTAGTCGTCGTAGCGGGTGCGGCGCTCCGGCGACCGGTCGCGGGCCGGGACCACGTCGCCAGTCGGTCGGCCGGCGCGCGCGCGGCGCGGCGCCTCGCGCAGCACGCGCTTCCACTTGCGCCGGTCCTTGCCCCGGGGCCGCACATTCGTGAAGTGCACCACCCCGTCGGCATCGGTGTACGTCCACACGTCCGCGGCGGCGGGGGACGCGGCGACCGCCAGGGCCGCCGCCATGGCGAGCGGTGCGAGGCGCACGCCGCCATCGTAGCAAGGCCCGCCGCGGGTCGCAAAAACCGGCTATGGTGCCGGCGTGAACTCCATCGAGACCGACTACCTGGTCGTCGGCAGCGGCAT
Above is a genomic segment from Deltaproteobacteria bacterium containing:
- a CDS encoding DUF4124 domain-containing protein encodes the protein MRLAPLAMAAALAVAASPAAADVWTYTDADGVVHFTNVRPRGKDRRKWKRVLREAPRRARAGRPTGDVVPARDRSPERRTRYDDYIREAAALYHIPEALIRAVIETESDYDPRVVSSAGARGLMQLMPAAAADMRVDDAHDPRTNILGGVRYLRVLANRFDGDLVRTIAAYHSGPTKVERYGGVPPFPRVRRYVRAVLDRYYRYRGLR